A segment of the Anaerolineae bacterium genome:
TGGCCGCCTACGCCATAGAGCCCGATGTCGCCTTCTCCATAGAGGGAACTGTGGCCGACGACCTGCCGAAGGATAAAGACGTAAGCCCGACTGCAAAGCTCGGGCATGGCCCCGCTATAACCCTGATGGACCGAACATTTGTTGCCTTTCACCCTCTGGTGCGCCTTTTAGTGGAGGCCGCTGAGGCCGAAGGAATCCCCTATCAGTTCAAACAGCCCTTAGTGGGAGGAACGGACTCTGGCGCTATCCACCTTGCTCGAAAAGGGGTTCCCTCCGCCACGGTGGCGGTCCCCTGCCGCTATATTCACTCACCCCTTTCCATTCTCAGCCTTGATGACCTTGAAAACACACTCCGGCTGATGAAGGCGGCCCTGAGGAGGCTCAGGCCAGAGCACTTGAAGGTAGAATGAGGAGGGGAAATGGTAGAGCTCATAAAAACTCTGACAGAAACTTATGGACCGGCGGGGAATGAAGCTCGGATCCGCCAGCTCCTACGGGATATGGTGAAAGACAAAGCAGATGAAGTTAAAGTGGATGCCCTGGGCAACCTGATAGCCCTTAAGAAAGGCAAAGGCGGAAAGAAAGTCATGTTAGCTGCCCACATGGATGAAATTGGCATCGTGGTAAACTACGTTGATGAAAAGGGCTTTTTGCGCTTCTCGGCTATGGGAGGCGTTTTCCCTCATACCCTGGTGGGGAACAGGGTGGAATTTGAGAACGGAGTGGTGGGAGTCATAGGAGTTGAGAAGCTGGAAAGTCCGGAAAAGGTCCCCACTTTTGACAAACTTTATATAGATGTAGGGGCTGAAAGCCGGGAAGACTGCCCGGTGAAAGTAGGAGACATAGGTGTCTTCTCCCGCCCCCTGGTGGCTCAGGGCAACAGGCTAATAGCCAAAGCCTTTGACGACCGCATAGGGTGTGCTATTCTGGTCAAGCTCTTAGAAGAGCTTAAAGATTGCCCCCATGACCTCTACATAGTCTTCACCGTTCAGGAGGAGCTGGGGCTCAGAGGGGCGATAACTTCGGCTTATGGCATTGCTCCCGATGTAGGAATAGCGGTGGATGTTACCCGGACGGGGGATACGCCCGAAGCGCCTAAAATGGCGGTAACCCTGGGTAAAGGGCCAGCTATAAAGGTTAAAGATGCCCGAATGGTTTCCCATCCCGGAGTAAGGCAAGCTCTTATCCGCGCCGCCGAAGAGGAAGGTATACCCTATCAGCTGGAGGTTCTGGAAGGCGGCACTACTGATGCAGCAGCCATCCAGCTTACCAGGGAAGGAATTCCAGCTGGAGTTATCTCCATCCCCTGCCGTTACATCCACACCCCATCGGAGATGGTGGACCTGAGGGATGTGGAGAATGCTGTAAAGCTTCTCCTGCGTTACCTTTCCTTTGCAGAGCTTGCCTGAACAGGGCGGGAGGAATGTTATGCAGAGTAAAACTCGTTTCTTTACCATAGTCCTCATAATTCTGGCTTCCCTCTGCTGTGCCACTATTTTCATAGGAGGAGGGTTCTGGGCCATCTACCGTTACTACGTTTCAAGAGAAGGGATAACCCCATCCCCCGTAGCGGTAACTCCCCAACCGGGAGGGGTATTAAGGATAGCTGGCTTTGAACCTGTAACCCTTGACCCCGCTTTGGTGGAAGATATTTACTCCGCCGAATACGTGACGAAAATTTTCTCGGGCCTTGTAACCCTGAACGAATTCCTGGAAGTTGCTCCGGATCTGGCTGAAAGATGGGAAGTAAGCGGTGATGGAACTGTTTACACCTTCTATCTGCGAAAGAACGCTTATTTCCACAATGGGAAACCCGTTACCGCTGAAGACGTCAAATACTCCCTGGAGCGCGCCTGTGACCCCGCCACTGGCTCCCATACAGCCGGCATTTACCTTGACGATATAAAAGGGGTTAAGGAGAAACTGGCCGGGGAAGCCCCTGAAATAGAGGGAGTTGAGGTCCTGGACCAGTATACCCTTCGTATCTCCATAGATGCTCCCAAGGCTTACTTTCTGGCTAAACTTACTTACCCTGTAGCCTTCGTGGTGGATAAAGAAAATGTAGAAAGCGGCTCCGATTGGACTTCCAGACCCAATGGGACCGGCCCCTTCAAGCTCAAAAGCTATGACCCCGAGAAAGGTATAACCCTTGAAACCTTCGCCAACTTTTACGGCCAGAAGCCTCTTATCGAGCAAGTTGAGTTCATATTCCCCGAAGGTTCACCCTTTGTCATGTATCAGACGGGAGAAATAGATGTGACCCCAGTCGGGGTGGAGAACATAGAGCAGGTGCTGGACCCTCAAAACCCCATGAGCAAAGAATTAATGAAAGTTTCATCCCTGGACCTAATGTATGTGGCCTTTAACGTAAAGAAAGAGCCCTTTGAAGACCCGGATGTGCGAAAGGCCTTTGCGTGCGCTACGGATCGGGCAAGTATCGTTAAAGCTCTTTTTAAAGGAATGGTCAAAGAAGCGAAGGGCATCCTTCCCCCGGGAATGCCCGGCTACACTGAAAAAGCAAAGGGCCTGGTTTGTGAACCATCTCAGGCTATGGATTTTCTCAAGAGATCCTCTTATGGAGGGCCAGAAGGGCTTCCATCCATAACTTTAAGTGTGAGTGGGAGCACAGCTCTTGCTCAGGCGCTGGTTGAGATGTATAAAAATTCCTTAGAGGTCGCGGTAGAGATTGAACAGATCCCTTGGGACCTTTTCCTGAGGGAAGTTAATGAGCACAAATTGCAGATGTTTATCCTGGGGTGGAGTGCCGATTACCCCGATCCCCACAATTTCCTGGATATTCACTTTCACAGCCAGAGCCCTGGCAACAACACAGGCTATTCCAACCCGGAAGTGGATAGGCTCCTGGAGGAAGCCAGAGTGGAAAAGGACCACAGCAGAAGAATGGCCCTTTACCAGCAAGCCGAAGACTTGATCCTTAAGGATGCGCCATGGGTGCCCCTCTTCCATGGGGTTGATTATATCTTGGTGAAGCCTTACGTCCGGGAGTTTGTGGTATCGCCTATTGGCACCCTTTATTTGAATAAAACCTACATTTCCAGATAAGCGGCGGATATGGGGGCACTCCTGGAGATCAAAAACCTGAAGACTCGATTCTTCACCCAGGAAGGGGTAGTTCATGCTGTAAATGGCATTTCCCTTTACCTCAACGAGGGAGAAACCCTCGGACTTGTGGGGGAATCGGGTTGTGGGAAAAGCGTGAGTATGCTCTCAGTTCTGAGGTTGATCCCCCAGCCACCGGGCCGAATCGTTGGGGGAGAGGTGTGGTTTGAAGGCAAAGATCTGCTCAAAATAAGCGAGGATGAGATAAGGAAAATTCGGGGCAACAAAATAGCCATGATTTTCCAGGACCCTATGACTTCCCTTAACCCGGTCCTGACCATAGGCCAGCAGCTTGGAGAGCCCCTCATGCTCCACAAAGGGATGAGCAAGAAAGAGGCCCGGGAAGAGTCCATCCGCCTTCTGAAGACTGTGGGGATCCCGGAGGCAGAGAAGCGCATAGACGATTACCCCCACCAGTTTTCAGGGGGGATGCGCCAGAGGGTTATGATCGCCATGGCTCTGGCCTGCAACCCCAAAATCTTGATAGCCGATGAGCCCACTACGGCTCTGGACGTCACCATCCAGGCGCAGATCATTGACCTGGTGAAAAGGTTAAGGGATGAAATGGGGATGGCCGTCATCTGGATAACTCACGATTTGGGGATAATAGCTGGGCTGGCTCAGAGGGTGAACGTAATGTATGCTGGCTTCATCATAGAGGCTGCTCCCGTTAAGAAACTTTACGGTGATCCCCGCCACCCTTACACCATGGGCCTTCTGCGCTCAGTCCCAAGGGTTGATGCCCCCGTCAAAGAGAAATTAACCCCCATTGAAGGCCTTCCCCCAGATTTGATAAGCCTTCCTCCAGGGTGTCCTTTCGCTCCAAGGTGCGAATATACTATAGACCGTTGCCTGGAGGAGAACCCAACGCTGGAGCCCGTGGATACAGACCATTCAGTGGCCTGCTGGGTGGACGTTAAAACCCGTGCGCCAAGGTTTTGAGGGAGGTGTACAGGAGTTGAAGGAAAAGGATAGGATTCTCGTGCGGGTGGAACATCTTAAAAAATACTTTCCCATCACCAGGGGCATTATTTTCCAAAGAACCATCGGCTATATCCGGGCGGTTGATGATGTGAGCTTTTTCATCCGCAAGGGGGAAACTTTCGGCCTTGTCGGAGAATCGGGCTCTGGCAAAACCACCGTTGGCCGTACCATCCTGCTGCTGCATCGCCCCACTTCCGGTAAAGTTTATTTTGATGGGATTGACCTTACGGCCCTCAAGGGCGAGGAACTGCGCCGGATGCGCCGCCGAATGCAGATAATTTTCCAGGACCCCTATGCTTCCCTCAATCCCAGAATGACGGTTGGAGATATTATCGGAGAACCCCTGGAAATCCATGGGATCGCCAGGGGCAGGGAGAAACGCGAAAGGGTTATGGAACTTCTTCAGGTTGTGGGCCTTAATCCCTATTTCATAAACCGCTATCCCCATGAGTTCTCTGGAGGCCAAAGACAGCGCATAGGGGTTGCCAGAGCCCTGGCTATGAATCCCGATTTCATCGTGTGCGACGAGCCCATCTCAGCTCTGGATGTTTCAATCCAGGCTCAGATCATAAACCTTCTGGAGGAGCTTCAGGATAGATTCGGGCTCACTTATCTCTTCATAGCTCATGATCTGGCAGTGGTTCGTCACATTTCCAATCGGGTGGCTGTAATGTATCTGGGCAAGATTGTGGAACTCACCGATCGTGACAGCCTTTACAACAACCCCCTCCACCCTTATACCCAGGCTCTTCTTTCGGCAATCCCTATTCCTGATCCGGTGGTGGAAGAACGCCGGCGGCGTATAATCCTCAAGGGAGAGATCCCAAGCCCAGCTAATCCTCCTTCAGGCTGTCGTTTCCATACACGCTGCCCGGTGGTAATGGATATTTGCAAAGAAGTGGAGCCAGAATTCAAGGACATAGGTGGCGAACATTGGGTCGCTTGCCACAGAATTAGCTAAAGGGGGTGTGTATAATGAACCAGCGTATTTTGCGTGAAATTGAGAACATAGTGGGGGAAGGAAACGTCCTGGCCGACGATATAGACCTCCTCCTTTATTCCTACGATGCTTCCTTTCCCGAAAGCAAGCCCGATGTGGTGGTTTTCCCTCGGTCTGTTGAGGAAATTTCCCGCATAATGGCCTTAGCTTCAGCCGAGCAAATCCCAGTTATACCCAGAGGAGCAGGGACAGGGCTGAGCGGAGGGGCCGTTCCGGTAAAGGGGGGAATGATCCTTTCCCTCACCAGGATGACCCGTATCCTTAAAATAGATACTGAAAACCTGGTGGTGGAAGTGGAGCCGGGAGTCGTGAATTCCCACCTACAGATAGCTTTAGCTCCTTACGGCCTCTTTTACCCTCCCGATCCAGCCAGCATGAAGGTTTGCACCCTGGGAGGGAACGTAGCGGAAAATGCCGGTGGCCCCCGTTGCCTGAAGTACGGAGTGACCAAAGATTATGTTTTGGGGCTGGAAGTGGTTCTGCCCGATGGAGAGATAATCCACACCGGGGGTCAGGTTATAAAGAACACCTCGGGGTATGACCTCACCCGCCTCTTTGTGGGGTCTGAGGGCACCCTTGGGGTAATAACCAAGATAATTTTAAGGGTTCTGCCCCTCCCCGAGGCTAAAAAGACCATGCTGGCGATATTTGACTCCTTGGATGCAGCTTCAAAGACCGTCAGCGCCATCGTGGCGGCTGGCATAATACCTACAACACTGGAACTTATGGACAACCTCCTCATCCGTTGTGCCGAGGAATTCACCCATGTTGGTCTCCCCACGGATGCCGAAGCCCTGCTCCTCATAGAGGTGGACGGGGCTAAGGAAGCTCTTCCTCCTCAGGTTCAGGCTATAGAAAACATTTGCCGCAGGGAAGGGGTAAGAGAGATAAGGATCGCTGCCTCTGCTGCTGAAGTGGATAGACTGTGGCTTGCTCGCAGGACAGTTATAGGAGCTGTTGCCAGGGTCAGGCCTTCATTGGTCCTTCAGGATGTGACCGTTCCCAGAAGCCTCTTGCCGGAGATGGTGTCCCGCGTTGTTGAAGTATCCAGAAAAGTGGGCTTGCCTATAGGTGTCCTTGCCCACGCTGGCGATGGCAACCTTCATCCCCTCATCCTCTTTGATAGCCGTATTCCGGGGGAGCTGGAGAAAGTCCATCAGGCTGAAGAGGAGATCTTCGCCTCGGCCATTGAGCTTGGAGGAACCCTTACAGGGGAACATGGCATAGGCCTCACCAAGAGGGAATATTTCTCCTGGCAATTTTCGCCAAAGGAGATGGAAGTTACGAGAAACATTAAAAAGGCCTTTGACCCGATGAACATTTTGAATCCAGGAAAGATTTTGCCAGAATAGGGGGAGATAGAGATGGAACTCCATGAAGCCCTTTACAGGTGCAATAAATGTGGTTTCTGCCAGGCTTCTTGCCCCTTTTACCAGTTCACACGAGAAGAGTGGAGCAGCGCCCGAGGAAGGCTCAGGCTAATAAGGGAAGCTCTGGAAGGCCGGCTTGCTACTTCTGATAAATACAGCCGAAGGCTGTACCGCTGTTTCATGTGCGGAGCTTGTTCTGTTACCTGCCCGAGCGGGGTGCCGGTGGAGGAAATCCTCCTCAAAACCAGAGAGGCATTGGCTCTCAAGGGGTTCATCCCTTCCCCCCTGGAAGAGTTAGGCCTGAGAGTTAGTTCTACAGGCAATATCTCAGGGGAAGACAAATCCCTGCGCCTTTCCTGGGCTCAGAACCTGGATTTTCCCGTCCGCCGCAATGGTAAGCCAGAGATGGTTTACTTCGTAGGGTGTGTTTCATCCCTGTATCCCCAGGCCTATGGCCTTCCTCAGAGCATGGTTTACCTTCTGGAAAGGTGTGAGGTTAATTACTCGGTTCTGGGGGAAGAAGAAGTCTGTTGCGGCTATCCTCTCCTCATCAATGGGCAAGTAGAACTGGCCAGGGACATGGCCAAGAAGAACATCTCCAGAGTAAAAGAAACTGGAGCCAGCGTTCTTCTGACCACCTGCCCCTCCTGTTACAGGATGTGGAAGAAATTTTACCCGGAGCTTCTCGGGGAAGATAGCGGCCTGAAAGTGATTCACTCAGTTCAATGGCTTGCAGAGGCTGGGCTTTCCTTCAAACCCTTTGAGGAAAAACTTTCCTATCATGACCCATGCGATTTGGGGCGGGGCTGCAAGATTTACGAAGAGCCCAGGGCTTTCCTGAGTTCTATCCCCGGCGTAAAACTGGTAGAAATGCCTTTCACCAAAGGCGAAGCCCTCTGTTGCGGGGGCGGGGGCAATGTGGAAAGCCTTGAACCCTCAGCTGGTGAAGAAGTGGCCAAGATGCGCCTTGAGCAGGCCCGTATTGCAGGGGCGGGTATAGTAATCACCGCCTGCCCCCAGTGCCGGAGAACTCTCTCAAGGGCCGCAAGGGGAATGGGCC
Coding sequences within it:
- a CDS encoding M42 family metallopeptidase, yielding MVELIKTLTETYGPAGNEARIRQLLRDMVKDKADEVKVDALGNLIALKKGKGGKKVMLAAHMDEIGIVVNYVDEKGFLRFSAMGGVFPHTLVGNRVEFENGVVGVIGVEKLESPEKVPTFDKLYIDVGAESREDCPVKVGDIGVFSRPLVAQGNRLIAKAFDDRIGCAILVKLLEELKDCPHDLYIVFTVQEELGLRGAITSAYGIAPDVGIAVDVTRTGDTPEAPKMAVTLGKGPAIKVKDARMVSHPGVRQALIRAAEEEGIPYQLEVLEGGTTDAAAIQLTREGIPAGVISIPCRYIHTPSEMVDLRDVENAVKLLLRYLSFAELA
- a CDS encoding peptide ABC transporter substrate-binding protein → MQSKTRFFTIVLIILASLCCATIFIGGGFWAIYRYYVSREGITPSPVAVTPQPGGVLRIAGFEPVTLDPALVEDIYSAEYVTKIFSGLVTLNEFLEVAPDLAERWEVSGDGTVYTFYLRKNAYFHNGKPVTAEDVKYSLERACDPATGSHTAGIYLDDIKGVKEKLAGEAPEIEGVEVLDQYTLRISIDAPKAYFLAKLTYPVAFVVDKENVESGSDWTSRPNGTGPFKLKSYDPEKGITLETFANFYGQKPLIEQVEFIFPEGSPFVMYQTGEIDVTPVGVENIEQVLDPQNPMSKELMKVSSLDLMYVAFNVKKEPFEDPDVRKAFACATDRASIVKALFKGMVKEAKGILPPGMPGYTEKAKGLVCEPSQAMDFLKRSSYGGPEGLPSITLSVSGSTALAQALVEMYKNSLEVAVEIEQIPWDLFLREVNEHKLQMFILGWSADYPDPHNFLDIHFHSQSPGNNTGYSNPEVDRLLEEARVEKDHSRRMALYQQAEDLILKDAPWVPLFHGVDYILVKPYVREFVVSPIGTLYLNKTYISR
- a CDS encoding ABC transporter ATP-binding protein; the encoded protein is MGALLEIKNLKTRFFTQEGVVHAVNGISLYLNEGETLGLVGESGCGKSVSMLSVLRLIPQPPGRIVGGEVWFEGKDLLKISEDEIRKIRGNKIAMIFQDPMTSLNPVLTIGQQLGEPLMLHKGMSKKEAREESIRLLKTVGIPEAEKRIDDYPHQFSGGMRQRVMIAMALACNPKILIADEPTTALDVTIQAQIIDLVKRLRDEMGMAVIWITHDLGIIAGLAQRVNVMYAGFIIEAAPVKKLYGDPRHPYTMGLLRSVPRVDAPVKEKLTPIEGLPPDLISLPPGCPFAPRCEYTIDRCLEENPTLEPVDTDHSVACWVDVKTRAPRF
- a CDS encoding ABC transporter ATP-binding protein — translated: MTRGIIFQRTIGYIRAVDDVSFFIRKGETFGLVGESGSGKTTVGRTILLLHRPTSGKVYFDGIDLTALKGEELRRMRRRMQIIFQDPYASLNPRMTVGDIIGEPLEIHGIARGREKRERVMELLQVVGLNPYFINRYPHEFSGGQRQRIGVARALAMNPDFIVCDEPISALDVSIQAQIINLLEELQDRFGLTYLFIAHDLAVVRHISNRVAVMYLGKIVELTDRDSLYNNPLHPYTQALLSAIPIPDPVVEERRRRIILKGEIPSPANPPSGCRFHTRCPVVMDICKEVEPEFKDIGGEHWVACHRIS
- a CDS encoding FAD-binding protein is translated as MMNQRILREIENIVGEGNVLADDIDLLLYSYDASFPESKPDVVVFPRSVEEISRIMALASAEQIPVIPRGAGTGLSGGAVPVKGGMILSLTRMTRILKIDTENLVVEVEPGVVNSHLQIALAPYGLFYPPDPASMKVCTLGGNVAENAGGPRCLKYGVTKDYVLGLEVVLPDGEIIHTGGQVIKNTSGYDLTRLFVGSEGTLGVITKIILRVLPLPEAKKTMLAIFDSLDAASKTVSAIVAAGIIPTTLELMDNLLIRCAEEFTHVGLPTDAEALLLIEVDGAKEALPPQVQAIENICRREGVREIRIAASAAEVDRLWLARRTVIGAVARVRPSLVLQDVTVPRSLLPEMVSRVVEVSRKVGLPIGVLAHAGDGNLHPLILFDSRIPGELEKVHQAEEEIFASAIELGGTLTGEHGIGLTKREYFSWQFSPKEMEVTRNIKKAFDPMNILNPGKILPE
- a CDS encoding (Fe-S)-binding protein codes for the protein MELHEALYRCNKCGFCQASCPFYQFTREEWSSARGRLRLIREALEGRLATSDKYSRRLYRCFMCGACSVTCPSGVPVEEILLKTREALALKGFIPSPLEELGLRVSSTGNISGEDKSLRLSWAQNLDFPVRRNGKPEMVYFVGCVSSLYPQAYGLPQSMVYLLERCEVNYSVLGEEEVCCGYPLLINGQVELARDMAKKNISRVKETGASVLLTTCPSCYRMWKKFYPELLGEDSGLKVIHSVQWLAEAGLSFKPFEEKLSYHDPCDLGRGCKIYEEPRAFLSSIPGVKLVEMPFTKGEALCCGGGGNVESLEPSAGEEVAKMRLEQARIAGAGIVITACPQCRRTLSRAARGMGLRVLDIVELGAKLLT